Proteins encoded together in one Ptiloglossa arizonensis isolate GNS036 chromosome 9, iyPtiAriz1_principal, whole genome shotgun sequence window:
- the Seipin gene encoding lipid droplet biogenesis associated protein seipin, which yields MFASRLLEILNRKWFNVQKTTTRGVQSARDVILSGGIVIISGIFIVWLSVFLYTAFYYAYMPSMSYVRPVNLQFKSCNEQKGICSFPSAHVQLTNKQQLLMVGQPYKVNLHLEMPESPANKELGMFMVCAQLHSRERFLVKHACRSAMLHYRSTLLHALTTFTFSPMMLFGATEEKQNVVLELFGNFEEDQSHPVTIIYIEIQSRHIEFYSATIMINAHLSGLRYLMFHWPILSAIVGIGTNLFFMALMCTLSYLHFTVYKDTGDDSFSYEERKTEEKEEHIKDLSTMKEKEEHKKDLNIKKEKEKLKKDSSTEEEKEHKTVHDQPSDSSSTEDVFPLSEYVKFEEANFS from the exons ATGTTCGCTTCAAGATTATTAGAAATACTCAATAGAAAATGGTTTAATGTTCAAAAAACAACAACAAGAGGTGTACAGTCCGCCAGAGATGTAATTTTAAGTGGCGGAATTGTCATCATTAGTGGAATCTTTATTGTTTGGTTATCTGTATTTCTCTATACGGCATTTTATTATGCCTATATGCCGAGTATGTCATATGTGCGACCGGTGAATTTGCAATTCAA GTCATGCAATGAACAAAAaggaatttgtagttttccaTCAGCACATGTACAGTTAACAAACAAACAACAACTTTTAATGGTTGGACAACCTTATAAAGTCAACTTGCATTTAGAAATGCCAGAATCTCCAGCTAATAAAGAACTCG GTATGTTTATGGTTTGCGCACAACTACATAGTAGAGAGAGGTTCCTTGTGAAGCATGCATGTAGATCTGCTATGCTACATTATCGCAGTACATTATTACATGCTCTTACAACATTCACATTTTCACCTATGATGCTTTTTGGTGCCacagaagaaaaacaaaatgtaGTTCTAGAACTATTTGGTAATTTTGAAGAGGATCAAAGTCATCCagttacaattatttacattgaGATACAGTCAAGACACATTGAATTTTATTCTGcaacaattatgataaatgcACACTTATCTGGTTTACGCTATCTAATGTTTCATTGGCCAATTTTGTCTGCCATTGTCGGTATTGGTACAAATTTGTTTTTCATGGCTCTTATGTGTACACTTTCTTATCTCCACTTTACTGTATACAAAGATACTGGAGATGATAGTTTCagttacgaagaaaggaagactgaagaaaaagaagaacataTAAAAGATTTGAGTAccatgaaagaaaaagaagaacataaaaaagatttaaatataaagaaagaaaaggaaaaacttAAAAAGGATTCAAGTacagaggaagaaaaagaacatAAAACTGTTCACGATC AGCCATCTGATTCATCATCCACAGAAGATGTATTTCCATTGTCAGAGTATGTTAAGTTTGAAGAAGCAAATTTTTCATGA
- the Tsr gene encoding cofilin/actin-depolymerizing factor homolog tsr, whose product MASGVTVADVCKTTYEEIKKDKKHRYVIFYIKDEKQIDVEVIGPRDAAYDAFLEDLQKGGSGECRYGLFDFEYTHQCQGTSEASKKQKLFLMSWCPDTAKVKKKMLYSSSFDALKKSLVGVQKYIQATDLSEASEEAVEEKLRATDRN is encoded by the exons ATG gCGTCTGGAGTAACAGTGGCTGACGTTTGTAAGACAACGTACGAGGAGATTAAAAAAGACAAAAAGCATCGATATGTAATCTTTTACATTAAGGACGAGAAGCAAATTGACGTTGAAGTCATCGGACCTCGCGATGCGGCTTACGACGCCTTCCTCGAAGATTTGCAGAAAGGTGGAAGCGGAGAATGTCGCTATGGCCTTTTCGATTTTGAATACACTCATCAGTGTCAGGGTACTTCTGAG GCTtccaagaaacaaaaattattcttgATGTCGTGGTGTCCTGACACGGCTAAAGTTAAGAAGAAGATGTTGTACTCTAGTTCTTTTGATGCTTTGAAAAAATCCTTAGTTGGTGTGCAAAAGTACATACAGGCAACAGACCTTTCAGAGGCTTCTGAAGAAGCTGTTGAAGAGAAGCTCCGAGCCACCGACAGGAATTAG
- the Rtf1 gene encoding RNA polymerase-associated protein Rtf1: MPKRKNQALIDSDSSGSASESGSDLDNDLLSLAKKKKGKTQDDSQSNEDTGTTKKDNKHDSDTSDSDDDWGTKAGKNKKKKVPTKRNKRKMTKSSSEESASEKEPEKVSEPEEGEVSDSDASISDSSQEEFNDGYDDKLMGDAEDQARLAQMTEKEREQEIFKRIERRETMKTRFEIEKKLRMAKKQELKKQKESRKKEKNAEEKKVDRAPDPKERSKDRKKTIEEKQDKKFHAMSLLKARREEKKEREEKEKQRIEQQQQQSKDIEEEELEDDHKGGANKTKLKASDIYSDDSGSSDSGEDEEATKPSSHRRSSSSDSRDSDSDNDKKSVTSNKAKPKKPIYVSNKEDLNKIRLSRHKMERFVHLPFFDRVVQGCFVRIGIGNNNGKPVYRVAEISGVCETGKIYQLGGTRTNKGLKLRHGAQERVFRLEFVSNQEFTESEFFKWKETCALQGISMPTFEEVEQKLKDIKEALVYEFKEEDIEKIVREKERFKQNPYNYAMKKAQLMRERDAANCRGDDETASRLNQELSELEERASELDKMRTATISSISYINDRNRKKNVEEAEKAIMEEIKANKGKKVDDPFTRRSTKPRMVFKPEDEEVSSTAPVNDKASPQQTETVTVNNEKENGQETKKKQSTEDLFNAHDFDITIDLEVPIPNNPVSVLPKPISNIKDTGPRRSLNLEDYKKKRGLI; this comes from the exons ATGCCAAAGAGAAAGAATCAGGCTCTTATAGACTCTGATAGTAGTGgcagtgcatcggaaagtggctCAGATTTAGATAAT GATTTATTGTCACTTGCTAAAAAGAAGAAAGGCAAAACTCAAGATGATTCTCAATCTAATGAAGATACAGGAACTACTAAAAAGGACAACAAACATGATTCAGATACATCAGACTCAGACGATGATTGGGGTACAAAAGCtgggaaaaataagaaaaagaaagtgccaactaaacgaaataaaagaaagatgACAAAATCTAGTAGTGAGGAAAGTGCTAGCGAAAAGGAACCTGAAAAGGTCTCTGAACCAGAAGAAG GTGAAGTTTCAGATTCTGATGCCAGTATTTCTGATTCCAGTCAAGAGGAATTTAACGATGGGTATGATGACAAATTAATGGGTGATGCTGAAGATCAAGCAAGACTTGCTCAAATGACAGAAAAAGAACGTGAACAGgaaatttttaaacgtattGAACGACGTGAAACTATGAAAACAAGATTTgagattgaaaaaaaattgagaatgGCTAAAAAACAAGAGTTGAAAAAACAAAAGGAAtcacggaaaaaagaaaaaaatgcagAAGAGAAGAAAGTTGATAGAGCTCCAGATCCTAAAGAACGAAGTAAAGATCGTAAGAAAACTATAGAAGAGAAACAAGATAAAAAGTTCCATGCAATGTCTCTTCTAAAAgcaagaagagaagagaagaaagaaagag aggagaaagagaaacaaaggatagaacagcagcagcaacaatcgAAAGacatagaagaagaagaattagaAGATGATCACAAGGGAGGTGCAAATAAAACAAAGCTTAAAGCATCTGATATTTATTCAGATGATAGTGGTTCATCAGATAGTGGTGAAGATGAAGAAGCTACTAAACCATCATCACATCGTAGATCATCTTCAAGCGACAGTCGGGATTCTGATTCTGATAATGATAAAAA ATCTGTCACTAGTAATAAGGCCAAACCGAAGAAACCAATATATGTTAGTAACAAGGAAGATCTCAATAAAATTAGATTGTCTCGTCATAAAATGGAGAGATTTGTACATCTACCTTTCTTTGATAGAGTAGTACAAGGTTGTTTTGTTAGAATTGGCATTGGAAACAACAATGGGAAACCTGTTTATAGAGTGGCTGAAATTAGTGGTGTCTGTGAAACAGGAAAAATTTACCAACTTGGTGGTACAAGAACAAATAAAGGATTAAAACTGAGGCATGGAGCTCAAGAACGTGTGTTTAGATTAGAATTTGTATCGAATCAAGAATTTACTGAGTCtgaatttttcaaatggaaAGAAACTTGTGCTTTGCAAGGAATATCCATGCCTACATTTGAAGaagttgaacaaaaattaaaagataTTAAAGAAGCCTTAGTATATGAATTCAAAGAAGAAGATATAGAAAAAATAgtacgagaaaaagaaagatttaAACAAAATCCCTATAATTATGCAATGAAAAAAGCACAACTTATGCGGGAAAGGGATGCAGCTAATTGTAGAGGAGATGACGAAACTGCTAGTCGACTTAATCAAGAATTGAGTGAGCTTGAAGAACGTGCTTCTGAACTTGATAAAATGCGCACTGCAACAATATCTAGTATATCTTATATTAACGACCGTAACCGAAAAAAGAATGTTGAAGAAGCTGAAAAAGCTATTAtg GAGGAGATCAAAGCTAATAAAGGTAAAAAAGTGGATGACCCATTTACCAGACGAAGCACAAAACCAAGAATGGTTTTCAAACCAGAAGATGAAGAGGTATCATCTACTGCTCCAGTAAATGACAAAGCAAGTCCCCAACAAACTGAAACAGTAACAGTAAATAATGAGAAAGAAAATGggcaagaaacaaagaaaaaacagaGCACTGAAGATTTATTTAATGCTCATGATTTTGATATCACAATAGATTTGGAAGTACCAATTCCAA ATAATCCTGTTAGTGTATTACCGAAGCCGATTAGTAATATTAAAGATACAGGACCTCGGCGATCTTTGAACTTAGAAGATTATAAGAAAAAACGAGGGCTCATCTAA
- the Rbbp5 gene encoding retinoblastoma binding protein 5 — protein sequence MNLELLESFGQNYPEEFDGTLDCISLAVTCTFNKRGTLLAVGCNDGRIVIWDFLTRGVAKIISAHVHPVCSLSWSRNGHKLLSASTDNNVCIWDVLSGECDQKYRFPSPILKVQFHPRNLNKFLVCPMRHAAVMVDAEGTHRVIPLDDDSDLNIVASFDRRGDYVYTGNARGRILVLDAESLTVKASYKISQGTASNTAVKSIEFARRGSCFLVNTSDRVIRVYDSTEVLACGKDGEPEPIQKLQDLVNKTMWKKCCFSGDGEYVCAGSARQHALYVWEKSIGNLVKILHGTKGELLLDVVWHPVRPIIASISSGVVSIWAQNQVENWSAFAPDFKELDENVEYEERESEFDLSDEDKSVVQGEEAQDEEIEVDVASIDRVAAFCSSDEEMEDIGSLQFLPISPDVEDSEDNQTTLHEPPMKKHRSHDIHLQEAPVDETHPLLNKGKDKPTTKKGRPRLEHRKGK from the exons ATGAATTTAGAATTATTAG AATCGTTTGGTCAGAATTATCCAGAG gaATTTGATGGCACGTTAGATTGTATATCATTAGCAGTAACTTGTACATTTAACAAGAGGGGAACTCTTCTTGCTGTTGGGTGTAATGATGGTAGAATTGTTATTTGGGATTTTTTGACTCGAGGTGTTGCCAAAATCATTAGTGCACATGTACATCCTGTGTGTTCATTAAG TTGGTCTAGAAATGGGCACAAATTATTAAGTGCCTCCACAGATAACAATGTTTGCATATGGGATGTTTTGTCCGGAGAATGTGACCAAAAATACAGATTTCCTTCTCCCATATTAAAAGTACAATTTCATCCAAGAAATCTTAACAAATTCTTAGTTTGTCCAATGAGACATGCAGCAGTAATGGTTGATGCCGAGGGCACACACAGAGTTATACCCCTTGATGATGAT AGTGATTTGAACATAGTGGCATCTTTTGATCGCCGTGGAGATTATGTATATACTGGAAATGCTCGTGGTAGAATTCTAGTTCTTGATGCAGAATCCTTAACTGTAAAGGCATCTTATAAAATATCACAAGGCACTGCTAGTAATACTGCTGTAAAAAGTATTGAATTTGCCAGACGTGGCTCCTGCTTTCTGGTAAATACATCGGATAGAGTAATTCGTGTGTACGATAGTACAGAAGTATTGGCTTGTGGAAAGGATGGTGAACCTGAACCaatacaaaaattacaagaTCTTGTAAATAAAACTATGTGGAAAAAATGCTGTTTTTCTGGGGATGGAGAATATGTATGTGCTGGATCGGCAAGACAGCATGCTTTATATGTGTGGGAAAAAAGTATTGGAAATTTAGTAAAAATTTTACATGGAACTAAAGGAGAGTTGTTACTTGATGTGGTG tgGCATCCTGTGAGACCAATAATTGCTTCCATATCATCTGGTGTAGTTTCTATTTGGGCACAGAATCAAGTGGAGAATTGGTCTGCATTTGCACCAGACTTTAAAGAATTAGATGAGAATGTTGAGTATGAAGAAAGAGAAAGTGAATTTGATTTAAGTGATGAAGATAAATCTGTTGTTCAAGGTGAAGAAGCTCAGGATGAAGAAATAGAAGTAGATGTTGCATCTATTGATAGAGTTGCTGCTTTTTGTAGCTCTGATGAAGAGATGGAAGATATTGGTTCACTGCAATTTTTACCAATATCCCCTGATGTAGAAGATTCAGAAGATAATCAAACAACACTGCATGAACCGCCTATGAAAAAACATCGTTCTCATGATATTCATTTGCAGGAAGCACCAGTAGATG AAACTCATCCATTACTGAATAAAGGAAAAGACAAACCAACAACAAAAAAAGGCAGACCAAGATTAGAGCACAGAAAAGGAAAATAA